In one Cercospora beticola chromosome 1, complete sequence genomic region, the following are encoded:
- the MOT1 gene encoding TATA-binding protein-associated factor mot1 (BUSCO:EOG092602I6) — translation MTTSRLDRLVVLLETGSTQLIRNTAAQQLADVQKNHPDELFNLLTRVVPYLRSPSWDTRTAAARAIGGIVEHAEKYDPNATLDDAGNEIKADGVEDVKKEDAAISNSAEQLALATLDVEAILTYGKELLGSAGKQYDFKLAGLNATQRLAAQKKTLVKRLGLGGEYTEDDLVSEKDIAIRSNLATPALPRLDTEGSKNGSDDAVMKSPEDATPQTPAAGEMSKRQLNMLKRRRKEELKRDNKKFKYDFAVRRGSTSLAPTPADEIKQEIKQEPDTNGNNDYFSLDRKGGDDDSKVVSEFKGAPIAEKSTLVSDAEEEGNEWPFERLCEFLSVDLFDPAWEIRHGAAMGLREIVRVHGAGAGRRAHKTKEENEKLNCAWLDDLACRICCVFMLDRFADYVSDNAVAPIRETAGQVLGALLQFLPASSVHEINRILYRLVMQKDLKVSRRIWHACHGGMIGMRYLVAVRTDLLFKDRSLMDGVLECVIKGLGDQDDDVRAVSAATLIPVAKEFVNVRSDELGHLIGVVWECLSSLSDDLSASTGSVMDLLAKLCSFPEVLSAMKENAAADPLQSFDELVPRLYPFLRHTITSVRSAVLRALLTFINIDGTDTKGWINGKALRLVYQNLLVERNDGVLKLSLEVWNALADALALKAPSAFQQEFEPHAVPLLALTTHPIGISRHPIPMDATLFIKPSGQTYAPLASAHRPSPVNGSEPAKKRRKSDKKESSLPPAPATTTHNIDAAIMQGDIDLVGADVMIRSRIFATRALGKAISLWPADQRHAYFGPKLLPSLKSSYGSTQLFTAMAFEGYATTTTEHEQLSSDACVELRSLFEEERPGWYSDLSSYLRIARAQCQQLLNAFEKEAHVPGSKLPIMPIICQGEPEAGKNAFGIADAERVVTAEYDRLDRGLPKMQRMAAAEALGTAKIDAETAISDAQTARAKADLRIRSSAAAALIAFQAIPKKPQFTIKAVMDSVKEEENLDLQHRTASAVADLIAQLVANERHKVVEKVVGNLVKFCCMETGETPEFHPNADKEVGILSLQKDEDIQDRPDAAKYEREVKAARITRRGAKDALEQLCIKFGAEIFQKVPRLQGLIEGPVQHCFTNDLPADIMDPDTTIGQEAVDAMSTLRALVATLDPALHPWVLSLLPFIARALQSRLAVLRYTAAKCFASVCSVITVQGFTMLVEQVIPPINNAHEVVQRQGAIECIYHLIQVMGDGILPYVIFLLVPVLGRMSDSDPGVRLIATTAFATLVKLVPLEAGIPDPEGLPKSLLEGRERERKFISQMLDPKKVEPFSIPVAIKAELRSYQQEGVNWLAFLNRYNLHGVLCDDMGLGKTLQTLCIVASDHHMRAEEFAKTQAPDQRRLPSIIICPPTLTGHWKQEIRTYAPFLTAVAYAGPPLERGKVRDQLGTADIVITSYEIARNDVEVLLPIAWNYCVLDEGHLIKNPKAKVTQAVKRLMSNHRLILSGTPIQNNVLELWSLFDFLMPGFLGTEKVFQDRFAKPIAASRFAKSSSKEQEAGALAIESLHKQVLPFLLRRLKEEVLNDLPPKILQNYYCDLSDLQKKLFDDFTKKESKTLQAMAGSVDKEAKQHIFQALQYMRKLCNSPAMVVKEDHKQYGAIQDMLAKQGSTLKDPKHAPKLTALRDLLLDCGIGVDSTNDGGVPSADQAVSQHRVLIFCQMKEMLDMVESTVLKKMLPSATFARLDGSVEASKRQDIVNRFNSDPSIDCLLLTTSVGGLGLNLTGADTVIFVEHDWNPQKDLQAMDRAHRIGQKKVVNVYRLITRGTLEEKILNLQRFKIDVASTVVNQQNAGLGTMETDQILDLFNLGETDPNLAISDKPEANGVDESNAVDAEGNMREKGKRGILDELSELWDDKQYEEEFNLDGFLKTMKA, via the exons ATGACGACTTCACG ACTCGACCGCTTGGTCGTCCTTTTGGAGACTGGCTCCACACAATTAATTCGAAATACTGCCGCGCAGCAGCTGGCAGACGTTCAGAAGAACCATCCTGACGAACTATTCAATCTCCTTACGCGTGTTGTACCTTATCTCAGATCACCGTCATGGGATACGAGGACAGCTGCTGCACGCGCCATTGGCGGCATCGTCGAGCATGCGGAGAAGTATGACCCCAACGCCACGCTGGACGATGCTGGAAACGAAATCAAAGCAGATGGCGTCGAAGATgtcaagaaggaagacgCGGCGATCTCCAATTCTGCCGAGCAACTCGCACTGGCCACTCTGGATGTGGAAGCTATCCTGACCTATGGTAAAGAATTGCTCGGAAGTGCGGGCAAGCAATATGATTTCAAGCTCGCTGGACTCAACGCCACGCAACGACTCGCCGCACAAAAGAAAACCTTGGTCAAGCGTCTCGGTCTTGGTGGCGAGTACACTGAAGATGACCTGGTCAGCGAAAAGGACATCGCGATAAGATCGAATCTGGCTACACCTGCGCTGCCACGACTGGATACTGAAGGCAGCAAGAATGGCAGCGATGATGCAGTCATGAAATCGCCGGAAGACGCAACTCCTCAAactcctgctgctggtgagATGAGTAAGCGACAACTCAACATGCTCAAGCGACGCCGCAAGGAGGAACTGAAGCGTGACAACAAGAAATTTAAGTACGACTTTGCCGTCAGACGAGGTAGTACCAGCTTGGCACCAACACCTGCAGACGAGATCAAGCAGGAAATCAAACAGGAGCCCGACACCAACGGAAACAATGACTATTTCTCACTGGATCGCAAAGGTGGCGACGATGATTCCAAGGTCGTCTCGGAGTTCAAAGGCGCGCCGATCGCGGAGAAGTCTACCCTGGTCAGTgatgcagaggaagaaggcaaCGAGTGGCCTTTCGAGCGGCTGTGTGAGTTCTTAAGCGTCGACCTCTTCGATCCAGCTTGGGAGATCCGCCACGGTGCTGCCATGGGCCTGCGTGAGATTGTACGTGTCCACGGCGCAGGTGCTGGCCGGCGCGCACACAAGACGAAGGAAGAGAACGAGAAGCTGAATTGCGCCTGGCTGGACGATCTCGCCTGTCGGATATGCTGTGTTTTCATGCTAGATCGTTTCGCTGACTACGTCTCCGACAACGCCGTCGCACCCATTCGCGAGACTGCTGGACAGGTTCTGGGTGCGCTTCTTCAATTCCTACCGGCTTCCTCAGTGCACGAGATCAACCGGATATTGTATCGCTTGGTGATGCAAAAGGACCTCAAAGTGTCGAGAAGAATCTGGCACGCGTGTCACGGTGGCATGATAGGAATGCGCTACCTGGTCGCCGTGCGCACAGATCTTCTCTTCAAAGACCGTTCACTAATGGACGGTGTCCTCGAATGTGTCATCAAAGGCTTGGGAGACCAGGATGACGACGTCCGCGCTGTCAGCGCCGCAACACTCATTCCTGTCGCCAAGGAGTTCGTCAACGTTCGATCTGATGAGCTCGGTCACCTTATTGGAGTGGTATGGGAGTGTTTGTCGAGTCTGTCCGACGACCTGAGTGCTAGTACCGGTTCGGTCATGGATCTCCTCGCCAAGCTTTGCAGCTTCCCAGAAGTGTTGTCAGCTATGAAGGAGAATGCGGCAGCAGATCCTCTGCAGTCTTTCGATGAGCTGGTACCTAGATTGTACCCGTTCCTGCGACACACGATCACGAGTGTGCGAtctgctgtgctgcgcgCACTGCTTACATTCATTAACATTGATGGCACTGACACCAAAGGCTGGATCAATGGCAAAGCACTTCGTTTGGTCTATCAGAACCTGCTCGTTGAGCGCAACGATGGAGTACTCAAGCTGTCACTCGAAGTATGGAACGCGCTGGCCGATGCTTTGGCGTTGAAGGCTCCATCTGCTTTCCAGCAAGAATTCGAACCGCACGCAGTTCCTCTCCTGGCTCTGACTACACATCCCATTGGTATCAGCAGACACCCTATCCCCATGGACGCCACTCTATTCATCAAACCTTCTGGACAGACATACGCACCTCTTGCCAGCGCTCACAGACCATCTCCTGTGAATGGATCGGAACCTGCTAAGAAGCGACGCAAATCTGACAAGAAGGAGAGCTCGCTGCCACCAGCTCCGGCTACAACTACACACAACATCGATGCGGCAATCATGCAGGGCGATATCGACCTGGTCGGGGCCGATGTCATGATCAGAAGCCGCATCTTCGCCACGCGTGCACTGGGCAAAGCGATATCGTTATGGCCGGCTGATCAGCGACACGCATACTTCGGACCAAAGCTTTTGCCAAGTCTCAAATCCTCCTACGGCTCCACTCAGCTGTTTACGGCAATGGCATTTGAAGGATACGCAACCACGACGACGGAACATGAACAGCTATCCTCAGATGCCTGCGTCGAATTGCGTAGTCTCTTCGAAGAGGAACGACCTGGCTGGTATAGCGACCTCAGCAGCTATTTGCGCATTGCTCGTGCACAATGTCAGCAACTGCTCAACGCTTTCGAAAAGGAAGCTCATGTTCCTGGTTCGAAGCTCCCAATCATGCCGATTATCTGTCAGGGAGAACCTGAGGCGGGAAAGAACGCCTTTGGTATCGCTGACGCTGAGCGAGTCGTTACGGCTGAGTACGACCGCCTGGACAGAGGCCTACCGAAAATGCAACGCATGGCTGCCGCTGAGGCTCTGGGCACTGCAAAGATCGACGCAGAGACCGCAATCTCAGATGCCCAAACTGCGAGAGCGAAAGCCGACTTGCGCATCCGTTCATCAGCAGCGGCTGCACTGATAGCGTTCCAGGCAATTCCAAAGAAGCCACAGTTCACGATCAAAGCTGTGATGGACAGTgtgaaggaggaagagaatctGGACCTGCAACACAGGACGGCATCTGCAGTTGCAGATCTCATTGCACAACTAGTTGCCAACGAGCGACACAAGGTAGTTGAGAAGGTCGTAGGCAACTTGGTCAAATTCTGCTGCATGGAGACTGGCGAGACCCCCGAATTCCACCCCAACGCAGACAAAGAGGTTGGCATACTCTCATTGCAAAAGGACGAGGACATCCAGGACCGTCCTGATGCTGCCAAATACGAGCGCGAGGTCAAGGCTGCGCGCATCACACGACGAGGTGCCAAGGATGCCCTCGAGCAGTTGTGCATCAAGTTCGGCGCCGAGATCTTCCAGAAGGTCCCGCGACTGCAAGGTCTCATCGAAGGTCCGGTGCAGCATTGCTTCACAAACGATCTGCCTGCCGACATCATGGACCCGGACACTACCATCGGCCAAGAGGCGGTGGATGCTATGTCGACGTTGAGAGCCTTGGTGGCGACTCTTGATCCTGCACTACATCCTTGGGTGCTATCACTGCTACCTTTCATTGCTCGCGCATTGCAGAGTAGGCTGGCAGTCTTGCGCTACACTGCAGCTAAATGCTTCGCTAGTGTCTGCAGCGTCATTACTGTTCAAGGCTTCACCATGCTCGTCGAGCAGGTCATTCCTCCGATCAACAATGCCCACGAAGTCGTACAGCGACAGGGTGCTATCGAATGCATCTACCACCTCATTCAAGTCATGGGAGACGGGATCTTGCCATATGTCATCTTCCTTCTGGTGCCAGTACTGGGACGCATGAGCGATTCGGATCCAGGTGTACGATTGATTGCCACTACCGCATTCGCCACTCTCGTCAAACTTGTACCTCTTGAAGCTGGTATTCCCGATCCAGAGGGCCTTCCAAAGTCGCTGCTCGAAGGACGAGAACGTGAGCGCAAGTTTATCTCACAGATGCTGGACCCGAAGAAAGTCGAGCCGTTCTCTATTCCTGTTGCCATCAAGGCCGAGTTGCGTTCGTATCAGCAAGAAGGTGTCAATTGGCTGGCCTTCCTCAACAGGTACAACCTTCATGGTGTACTGTGTGATGACATGGGTCTCGGCAAGACGCTTCAGACTCTCTGTATTGTGGCCTCCGATCACCATATGCGAGCTGAGGAATTCGCGAAGACACAGGCACCCGATCAGCGTCGTTTGCCATCCATTATTATTTGCCCGCCGACATTGACTGGGCACTGGAAGCAGGAAATTCGCACATATGCACCTTTCTTGACGGCAGTGGCTTACGCCGGTCCGCCTCTCGAGCGTGGCAAGGTGCGCGACCAGCTGGGCACTGCCGATATTGTCATCACGTCGTATGAGATCGCACGAAATGATGTCGAGGTTCTATTGCCGATCGCCTGGAATTACTGTGTGCTTGACGAAGGGCATCTCATCAAGAACCCCAAGGCCAAGGTCACACAGGCAGTGAAGCGCCTGATGAGCAATCACCGTCTGATCCTGTCGGGAACCCCAATTCAAAACAACGTGCTCGAATTGTGGTCACTGTTCGATTTCCTCATGCCCGGCTTCCTCGGAACGGAGAAGGTCTTCCAAGATCGGTTCGCGAAACCGATCGCAGCGAGTCGTTTCGCCAAGTCCTCGTCCAAAGAACAAGAAGCCGGTGCGCTCGCAATCGAGTCACTCCACAAGCAGGTCTTGCCATTCTTGCTGCGGCGACTGAAAGAGGAGGTGCTCAACGATTTGCCGCCGAAGATCTTGCAAAACTACTACTGCGACTTGTCTgatctgcagaagaagctgttcGACGATTTCACAAAGAAAGAGTCGAAGACTTTGCAGGCTATGGCCGGCAGCGTTGACAAGGAAGCGAAGCAGCACATTTTCCAAGCCCTACAGTACATGCGAAAACTCTGCAACTCGCCAGCCATGGTCGTGAAGGAAGATCACAAACAGTACGGTGCTATCCAGGACATGCTCGCAAAGCAAGGATCTACCTTGAAAGACCCCAAGCACGCCCCGAAGCTGACTGCTCTGCGCGACTTATTACTTGACTGCGGTATCGGAGTGGACTCCACCAATGATGGCGGCGTGCCGTCTGCCGATCAAGCCGTGTCTCAGCATCGTGTCCTGATCTTCTGTCAAATGAAAGAGATGCTAGACATGGTTGAGAGCACCGTCCTGAAGAAGATGTTGCCAAGCGCCACCTTTGCACGCCTAGACGGTTCTGTTGAAGCGTCGAAACGTCAAGACATTGTCAACCGTTTCAATTCTGATCCGTCGATCGACTGTCTCTTGCTGACCACCAGCGTCGGAGGTCTCGGTCTCAATCTGACAGGAGCTGATACTGTCATCTTCGTGGAGCACGACTGGAATCCACAGAAGGATTTGCAGGCTATGGACAGGGCTCATCGTATAGGACAAAAGAAAGTCGTCAATGTCTATCGCCTCATAACGAGGGGCACACTCGAGGAGAAGATTCTCAATCTTCAGCGTTTTAAGATCGACGTTGCGTCGACTGTCGTCAATCAGCAGAACGCGGGTCTAGGCACGATGGAAACGGATCAGATTCTCGACCTGTTCAACTTAGGCGAGACGGATCCGAATCTTGCGATCAGTGATAAGCCTGAAGCGAATGGCGTTGATGAGTCGAACGCTGTTGATGCAGAAGGCAACATGCGTGAAAAGGGCAAGAGGGGCATTTTGGATGAGCTCAGTGAGCTCTGGGATGATAAGCAGTATGAAGAGGAGTTCAATCTCGATGGGTtcttgaagacgatgaaagcATGA
- the CRP46 gene encoding 60S ribosomal protein uL13: MSTFEPVIVIDGKGHLLGRLASTVAKQLLNGQKIVVVRCEALNISGEFFRAKLKYQAFMRKQTRYNATRGGPWHYRSPAKMFWRTVRGMIPHKTERGAKALERLKTFEGIPPPYDHKKRQVVPQALRVLRLKPGRKYCTVGRLGHEFGWKYQDVVERLEERRKVKGQAYYEKKKAARAKLADAQSKVSSDVQKQLASYGY; the protein is encoded by the exons ATGTCGACCTTCGAGCCGGTG ATTGTCATTGACGGCAAGGGACACCTTCTCGGTCGTCTCGCCTCGACCGTGGCCAAGCAGCTCCTCAATGGCCAAAAGATTGTCGTTGTCCGCTGCGAGGCCCTCAACATCTCCGGCGAGTTCTTCCGCGCAAAGC TGAAGTACCAGGCCTTCATGCGCAAGCAGACTCGTTACAACGCAACCCGTGGTGGTCCATGGCACTACCGTTCGCCAGCCAAGATGTTCTGGCGCACCGTCCGTGGTATGATCCCACACAAGACCGAGCGTGGCGCCAAAGCACTTGAGCGCCTGAAGACCTTCGAGGGCATCCCACCACCATACGACCACAAGAAGCGCCAGGTCGTCCCACAGGCTCTCCGCGTCCTCCGCCTCAAGCCTGGCCGCAAGTACTGCACTGTCGGCCGTCTTGGCCACGAGTTCGGCTGGAAGTACCAGGACGTTGTCGAGCGCCTCGAGGAGAGACGCAAGGTCAAGGGACAGGCATActacgagaagaagaaggctgcccGCGCCAAGCTCGCCGATGCCCAGTCGAAGGTTTCCTCCGATGTCCAGAAGCAATTGGCCTCTTACGGTTACTAG